Proteins from a genomic interval of Kitasatospora kifunensis:
- a CDS encoding ABC-F family ATP-binding cassette domain-containing protein, whose product MAVNLATIESVTKVYGTRALLDGVSLGVSEGDRIGVVGRNGDGKTTLIRMLAKLEEPDTGRITHSGGLRMAVLTQHDSLDPNATIRHEVIADRADHEWLGDARIRDIIQGLFGGLDLPGFANGLDTVIGPLSGGERRRIALAKLLLGEPDLIVLDEPTNHLDVEGIAWLAQHLQNRRSALVCVTHDRWFLDQVCTRMWDVQHGEVREYEGGYSDYVFARAERSRIEATEEQKRQNLARKELAWLRRGAPARTSKPRYRIEAANALIADVPEVRDRSELMKFANARLGRTVFELEDVTVKAGDKLLLEHLTWNLGPGDRVGLLGVNGAGKTSLLRALQAAYATQGDVQPASGVVKVGKTVRLAYLSQEVAELDPATRVLQAVEQIRSRVDLGKGREMSAGQLCEQFGFGKDKQWTPVGDLSGGERRRLQLLRLLMDEPNVLFLDEPTNDLDIETLNQLEDLLDGWPGSMIVISHDRFFIERTTDTVQALLGDRRMRMLPNGVDEYLERRAAVVAAAAPAVAAAPAKAVGDTRAAKKELQRIERQIAKLDKEESKLHGQMADHAADFSKVAELDAQLRKVREEKEELELSWLELAEEAS is encoded by the coding sequence GTGGCCGTCAACCTCGCCACCATCGAGTCCGTCACGAAGGTCTACGGCACCCGGGCCCTTCTCGACGGGGTCAGCCTCGGCGTCAGCGAGGGGGACCGGATCGGCGTCGTCGGGCGCAACGGCGACGGCAAGACCACGCTGATCCGGATGCTCGCCAAGCTGGAGGAGCCCGACACCGGGCGGATCACCCACTCCGGCGGTCTGCGGATGGCGGTGCTCACGCAGCACGACTCGCTCGACCCGAACGCCACCATCCGGCACGAGGTGATCGCCGACCGCGCCGACCACGAGTGGCTCGGCGACGCCCGGATCCGCGACATCATCCAGGGCCTGTTCGGCGGCCTGGACCTGCCCGGCTTCGCGAACGGCCTGGACACCGTGATCGGCCCGCTCTCCGGTGGCGAGCGGCGCCGGATCGCGCTGGCCAAGCTGCTGCTCGGCGAGCCCGACCTGATCGTGCTGGACGAGCCCACCAACCACCTCGACGTCGAGGGCATCGCCTGGCTCGCCCAGCACCTGCAGAACCGCCGCTCGGCGCTGGTCTGCGTGACCCACGACCGCTGGTTCCTGGACCAGGTCTGCACCCGGATGTGGGACGTGCAGCACGGCGAGGTGCGCGAGTACGAAGGCGGCTACTCCGACTACGTCTTCGCGCGCGCCGAGCGCTCCCGGATCGAGGCCACCGAGGAGCAGAAGCGGCAGAACCTGGCCCGCAAGGAGCTGGCCTGGCTGCGCCGCGGCGCCCCCGCCCGGACCTCCAAGCCGCGCTACCGGATCGAGGCGGCCAACGCGCTGATCGCCGACGTCCCCGAGGTGCGCGACCGCAGCGAGCTGATGAAGTTCGCCAACGCGCGCCTGGGCCGCACCGTCTTCGAGTTGGAGGACGTCACCGTCAAGGCCGGTGACAAGCTGCTGCTGGAGCACCTGACCTGGAACCTCGGCCCCGGCGACCGGGTCGGCCTGCTCGGCGTCAACGGCGCCGGCAAGACCTCGCTGCTGCGCGCCCTGCAGGCCGCCTACGCCACGCAGGGCGACGTGCAGCCCGCGTCCGGCGTGGTCAAGGTCGGAAAGACGGTGCGGCTGGCCTACCTCTCCCAGGAGGTCGCCGAGCTCGACCCCGCCACCCGGGTGCTGCAGGCCGTCGAGCAGATCCGCTCGCGGGTCGACCTCGGCAAGGGCCGGGAGATGAGCGCCGGTCAGCTCTGCGAGCAGTTCGGCTTCGGCAAGGACAAGCAGTGGACCCCGGTCGGCGACCTGTCCGGTGGTGAGCGGCGGCGCCTGCAGCTGCTGCGGCTGCTGATGGACGAGCCCAACGTGCTCTTCCTGGACGAGCCCACCAACGACCTGGACATCGAGACCCTCAACCAGCTCGAGGACCTGCTCGACGGCTGGCCCGGCTCGATGATCGTGATCAGCCACGACCGGTTCTTCATCGAGCGCACCACCGACACGGTGCAGGCGCTGCTCGGCGACCGCCGGATGCGGATGCTGCCGAACGGCGTGGACGAGTACCTGGAGCGCCGCGCCGCCGTGGTGGCCGCCGCCGCACCGGCCGTCGCCGCCGCGCCCGCGAAGGCCGTCGGGGACACCCGGGCGGCGAAGAAGGAGCTGCAGCGGATCGAGCGTCAGATCGCGAAGCTGGACAAGGAGGAGAGCAAGCTGCACGGTCAGATGGCCGATCACGCCGCCGACTTCAGCAAGGTCGCCGAGCTGGACGCGCAGCTGCGCAAGGTCCGTGAGGAGAAGGAGGAGCTGGAGCTGAGCTGGCTGGAGCTGGCCGAGGAAGCCTCCTGA
- a CDS encoding 4-(cytidine 5'-diphospho)-2-C-methyl-D-erythritol kinase codes for MITVRVPAKVNVQLGVGGLRSDGFHDLANVFFAVALGDEVTARQGVGVTLTCTGPDASLVPLDDTNLAARAARLLAAHHGIEPNVELHIAKAIPVAGGMAGGSADGAAALVACDALWNRATPLPELLTLAAELGSDVPFALLGGVALGRGRGELLEPLPVSGGFHWVFAVADGGLSTPAVFRECDRLREAAGTGSTEADLPTPDADPALLAALADGDPVALAAALANDLQAAALSLRPALADCLAAGLAAGALGALVSGSGPTCAFLVKDAAAAQAVAEALTASGTCRTAHATYGPVRGAHVITSADGESGRAD; via the coding sequence GTGATCACCGTCCGGGTACCCGCGAAGGTCAACGTCCAGCTCGGCGTCGGCGGCCTGCGCAGCGACGGCTTCCACGACCTGGCCAACGTCTTCTTCGCGGTGGCCCTCGGCGACGAGGTGACGGCCCGCCAGGGCGTTGGGGTCACGCTGACCTGCACCGGCCCGGACGCCTCGCTGGTCCCGCTGGACGACACCAACCTGGCTGCCCGCGCCGCCCGACTGCTGGCCGCGCACCACGGGATCGAGCCGAACGTCGAGCTGCACATCGCCAAGGCCATCCCGGTGGCCGGCGGCATGGCGGGCGGCAGCGCCGACGGGGCCGCCGCGCTGGTCGCCTGTGACGCGCTCTGGAACCGGGCCACCCCGCTGCCCGAGCTGCTCACGCTCGCCGCCGAGCTGGGCTCCGACGTGCCGTTCGCACTGCTGGGTGGCGTCGCGCTGGGCCGCGGCCGGGGCGAGCTGCTGGAGCCGCTGCCGGTGAGCGGTGGCTTCCACTGGGTCTTCGCGGTCGCCGACGGCGGCCTGTCCACGCCCGCCGTCTTCCGCGAGTGCGACCGCCTGCGCGAGGCCGCCGGCACCGGCTCGACCGAAGCCGACCTGCCCACCCCCGACGCCGACCCGGCGCTGCTGGCCGCCCTGGCCGACGGCGACCCGGTGGCCCTGGCCGCCGCACTCGCCAACGACCTGCAGGCCGCCGCGCTCTCGCTGCGCCCGGCGCTGGCCGACTGCCTGGCGGCGGGCCTCGCGGCCGGCGCTCTCGGCGCCCTGGTCTCCGGCTCCGGGCCGACCTGCGCCTTCCTGGTCAAGGACGCCGCCGCGGCCCAGGCCGTCGCCGAGGCCCTGACCGCCTCCGGGACCTGCCGCACCGCCCACGCCACCTACGGGCCGGTCCGGGGAGCGCACGTGATCACCAGCGCTGACGGGGAGAGCGGGCGCGCCGACTAG